In Vibrio bathopelagicus, the following are encoded in one genomic region:
- a CDS encoding type I restriction endonuclease subunit R codes for MTKQNEDTRVKIPTILHLTRLGYKYLSLKQATWCTDTNIFPDIFKESIERINPGMDGGDIERCLDDLKLSLDNEDLGRAFYEKLTSRSGTKLIDFDDFSKNSLHVVTELTYKNGDEKFRPDIILLINGMPLVFIEVKKPNNKDGVLDERKRINERFQNPKFRRFVNITQLMLFSNNMEYDDGSPEPIQGAFYASSSYTKPTFNYFREEEVLNLTKLLKPLADETENFVLKDNNYTVIKHSPEFLTNKDYDAPTNRICTSLLNPERLAFMLRYSLAYVKETDGLQKHVMRYPQLFATKAIENKLSEGIKKGIIWHTQGSGKTALAYYNVRHLTDYYQKQHIIPKFYFIVDRIDLLIQAQREFTSRGLMVHTVNSREAFAQSIKATKVIHNDSGKPEITVVNIQKFEDDPSVLRTVDYDVSIQRVYFLDEVHRSYNPKGSFLANLTQSDPNAIKIGLTGTPLLLEEKDKDPTKESKAFSSKQIFGNYIHKYYYNASIADGYTLRLIREEIASNYVMAMREALQEVELLQGSIDKKQAYAHPRFVEPMLNYIVQDFEKSRSSWGDNSIGGMVICDSSEQAKELFEQFNAIYATKPVLPASSKSEDAVVKESAIHKPRASYNEKLKRDSQVHSAALILHDVGSKEERKEWVEQYKAGEIDFVFVYNMLLTGFDAKRLKKLYLGRVIKKHNLLQALTRVNRTYKEFRYGYVVDFADISAEFDATNKAYFDELKSELGDEMDSYSNLFKSHEEVCEEIEHIKDVLFQFDTENTELFQQQISQISDRKQILVLKKALESAKDLYNLIRLQGDTEQLQELDFAKLNVLFRYTNDHLGSLNLKEQIENSTDTTNLLNAALEDVVFMFTKVGESELKLADELKNTLRKTREALAGNIDQADPKFIALKEELERLFKTKNLSEVSQEQMDKNIGALRKIHERVKVLNQENSRYKAKYLGDEKYARTHKRLLEGKRGEGQHSKLFESTENLVERRIFEALAAIKQLTDEQVLNNQQLLNNESYFERKVMPNTIKQFKTEQKINLTPVAAKHINTLVVREYLNEFNGRTPW; via the coding sequence ATGACCAAACAAAACGAAGATACACGGGTAAAGATACCAACCATATTGCACCTTACCCGTTTAGGGTATAAATACTTATCTTTAAAGCAGGCTACTTGGTGCACTGATACCAACATTTTCCCGGATATCTTCAAAGAGTCGATTGAACGTATTAATCCTGGAATGGATGGTGGGGATATTGAACGTTGCTTGGATGACTTGAAGTTAAGCTTAGACAATGAAGATCTAGGCCGTGCTTTTTATGAAAAACTGACGAGTCGTTCCGGTACAAAACTCATCGATTTTGATGACTTCTCAAAAAATAGCCTACACGTAGTAACAGAGCTTACATACAAGAACGGTGATGAAAAGTTTCGTCCAGATATCATTCTGCTCATTAACGGTATGCCTTTAGTCTTTATTGAGGTTAAAAAACCAAATAATAAAGATGGTGTTCTAGATGAACGCAAGCGAATCAATGAACGTTTCCAAAATCCCAAATTTAGACGCTTCGTTAATATTACTCAGCTCATGCTGTTTTCTAATAACATGGAGTACGATGATGGTAGCCCCGAGCCTATTCAAGGGGCGTTCTATGCGAGTTCATCTTATACAAAGCCTACCTTCAACTACTTCCGAGAAGAAGAAGTTCTTAATCTTACTAAGCTACTTAAGCCTTTAGCCGATGAGACTGAGAACTTTGTTCTAAAAGACAATAACTACACTGTTATTAAACATAGCCCTGAATTCCTCACCAACAAAGACTATGACGCGCCAACCAATAGAATATGCACGTCACTTCTTAACCCAGAGCGCCTTGCGTTCATGCTGAGATATTCGCTAGCGTACGTTAAAGAAACTGATGGTCTACAAAAACACGTGATGCGTTATCCACAGCTGTTTGCGACCAAAGCGATTGAAAATAAGTTAAGTGAAGGCATTAAGAAAGGCATTATTTGGCATACCCAGGGAAGTGGAAAAACGGCTCTGGCTTATTACAACGTAAGGCACTTAACTGACTACTATCAAAAGCAACACATAATCCCTAAGTTCTATTTTATTGTTGACCGGATTGATCTACTTATTCAGGCACAGCGTGAATTTACGAGTCGTGGGTTAATGGTTCATACTGTGAACTCTAGAGAAGCTTTTGCTCAGAGTATCAAGGCAACTAAGGTGATCCATAATGATTCGGGTAAGCCGGAGATCACCGTTGTTAATATTCAAAAGTTCGAGGATGACCCTAGTGTTCTACGAACAGTTGATTATGACGTCAGTATCCAACGTGTTTACTTTTTAGATGAAGTGCATCGTAGCTACAACCCTAAAGGTAGTTTCTTAGCCAACCTCACCCAGTCAGACCCCAATGCAATTAAGATCGGTTTAACAGGTACTCCGTTGCTTCTGGAGGAAAAGGATAAAGATCCAACTAAAGAGTCCAAAGCATTTAGTTCTAAACAGATTTTTGGCAATTACATCCATAAGTATTACTACAACGCGTCAATTGCTGATGGCTATACCTTACGTTTAATTCGTGAAGAGATTGCTAGCAATTATGTCATGGCAATGCGTGAAGCTCTGCAAGAGGTCGAGTTGCTGCAAGGCAGTATTGATAAAAAGCAAGCCTATGCCCACCCTAGATTCGTAGAACCTATGTTGAACTACATCGTTCAGGACTTTGAAAAAAGCCGCTCTTCGTGGGGAGATAACAGCATTGGTGGAATGGTAATTTGTGATAGCTCTGAACAAGCAAAAGAGCTGTTTGAACAGTTCAATGCTATTTATGCCACTAAACCTGTATTGCCTGCTAGCTCAAAGTCAGAAGACGCTGTAGTAAAAGAAAGTGCTATTCATAAGCCAAGGGCTAGCTACAACGAAAAGTTAAAACGAGATAGCCAAGTACATTCAGCTGCTCTGATTTTACATGACGTAGGTAGCAAGGAAGAGCGTAAAGAGTGGGTAGAGCAATATAAAGCAGGCGAAATAGACTTCGTGTTTGTCTACAACATGCTGCTTACGGGCTTTGATGCTAAACGATTGAAAAAACTTTATTTAGGTCGAGTCATTAAAAAGCACAACTTACTTCAAGCGTTAACACGTGTAAACCGCACCTACAAAGAGTTCCGCTATGGTTACGTAGTTGATTTTGCTGATATCAGCGCTGAATTTGACGCGACCAATAAAGCCTATTTTGATGAGCTAAAAAGTGAACTGGGCGATGAAATGGACAGTTATTCAAACTTGTTCAAAAGTCATGAAGAAGTGTGCGAAGAGATTGAGCACATAAAAGATGTGCTATTCCAATTCGATACTGAGAACACTGAGTTGTTCCAGCAACAGATTAGCCAAATCTCAGATCGCAAACAAATATTAGTCTTAAAGAAAGCATTAGAAAGTGCCAAAGACCTGTATAATCTCATCCGCCTTCAAGGGGATACTGAGCAGCTTCAAGAGCTAGATTTCGCTAAGCTTAACGTCTTATTCAGATATACCAATGATCACTTGGGAAGCTTGAACTTAAAAGAGCAAATAGAGAACAGTACGGATACCACCAACTTATTAAACGCGGCGCTAGAAGATGTAGTATTTATGTTCACTAAGGTCGGTGAAAGTGAACTCAAGTTAGCTGACGAACTCAAAAACACCTTACGTAAAACCCGTGAGGCTTTGGCTGGCAACATAGACCAAGCTGATCCGAAATTTATTGCTTTGAAAGAAGAGTTAGAACGCTTATTTAAAACCAAGAATTTGAGTGAAGTAAGCCAAGAACAGATGGACAAGAACATTGGTGCGCTGCGCAAAATTCATGAGCGAGTAAAGGTGCTTAACCAAGAAAACAGCCGTTATAAGGCTAAATACTTAGGTGATGAAAAGTACGCTAGAACTCATAAGCGACTCCTTGAGGGGAAACGAGGAGAAGGCCAACATAGTAAGTTGTTTGAGAGCACTGAAAACTTAGTTGAACGCCGTATTTTTGAAGCGCTAGCAGCAATCAAGCAGCTAACCGATGAGCAAGTGTTGAACAATCAGCAGCTGCTCAATAACGAGAGCTATTTTGAACGTAAAGTGATGCCTAACACCATCAAACAGTTTAAAACGGAACAAAAAATCAATTTAACTCCCGTAGCCGCGAAGCATATCAACACGTTGGTAGTACGTGAGTATTTAAACGAATTTAACGGCAGAACGCCGTGGTAG
- a CDS encoding helix-turn-helix domain-containing protein: MSIDNPIPVRLKEVRKKAKISQKELGMRIGIDESSASARMNQYEKGKHTPDISTLKKMADELGVPLNYFFCEDESSAELVCLIAKMSKAEKQKLISLIGENIQDIESK; encoded by the coding sequence ATGTCGATCGACAACCCTATTCCTGTGCGGCTCAAAGAAGTTCGCAAAAAAGCAAAGATCTCCCAAAAAGAATTGGGGATGCGTATTGGTATCGATGAAAGTTCGGCTAGTGCGCGAATGAATCAGTATGAGAAAGGGAAACACACTCCAGATATCAGTACGTTAAAGAAAATGGCTGACGAACTTGGCGTACCTTTAAACTACTTTTTTTGTGAGGATGAAAGCTCGGCAGAACTAGTTTGCCTGATAGCAAAAATGAGTAAGGCTGAAAAGCAGAAGCTCATCAGCCTTATAGGTGAAAATATTCAAGATATTGAAAGTAAATAA
- a CDS encoding HsdM family class I SAM-dependent methyltransferase produces the protein MVEQDFQSKTKQLIDDLKSTCARNGLGNDASEFKIITQVFLYKLLNDKFTYETKQIEPKLESSDNWEQAFIALSDDEREMLAMQLPADAAELKQEHFISTLFAKQNEADFAKLFDDTLRDISMINSDTFSVMTDSGEKVALFESISEYVTVSKRDDFCRAIINSIAEFSFERIFTQKYDFYAVIFEYLIKDYNSNSGGKYAEYYTPHAVARIMANILVPEEQQGKISNVSCYDPSAGSGTLLMNVAHAIGESRCSIFTQDVSKKSSNLLRLNLILNNLVHSIPNVIEGDTMRHPHHKDGAALKQFDYIVSNPPFKLDFSEIHEELDGKEHQKRFFAGVPKVPAKAKDKMAIYQLFLQHIIYSLKSNGKAAVVLPTGFITAQSGIDKKIRQYLVDNKMLAGVVSMPSNIFATTGTNVSILFIDKSNNGKVVLIDASNLGQKVKEGKNQKTVLSPEEEQQIIDVFTVKETVEDLSVAVDYADIEAKNYSLSAGQYFEVKVEYVNMTQEQFSEKMRLFSDNLDSMFSQSTFLQAEIKKQLAGLKYD, from the coding sequence ATGGTAGAACAAGATTTCCAAAGTAAAACTAAACAGCTGATCGATGATTTAAAATCAACATGTGCTCGTAATGGCCTAGGTAATGACGCGAGTGAGTTTAAGATCATTACTCAGGTATTCTTGTATAAGCTATTGAACGATAAGTTCACCTATGAAACGAAACAAATTGAACCTAAGCTGGAAAGCAGTGATAACTGGGAGCAAGCGTTTATCGCACTAAGCGATGATGAGCGAGAAATGCTTGCGATGCAGTTGCCAGCTGATGCAGCAGAGCTAAAACAAGAGCATTTCATCTCCACCTTATTTGCGAAACAAAATGAAGCTGACTTCGCTAAGTTGTTCGATGACACACTACGCGATATCTCGATGATCAACAGTGATACCTTCTCAGTAATGACCGATTCTGGCGAGAAGGTAGCACTGTTCGAATCGATTAGTGAGTATGTGACCGTTAGTAAGCGTGATGACTTTTGTCGCGCAATCATTAATAGTATTGCTGAGTTTAGCTTTGAGCGTATTTTTACCCAAAAGTACGACTTCTATGCAGTGATTTTTGAATACCTAATCAAAGATTACAACAGCAATTCAGGCGGCAAATATGCCGAGTACTATACACCTCATGCCGTGGCTCGCATTATGGCTAATATTCTTGTGCCAGAAGAGCAGCAAGGAAAAATTAGTAACGTAAGTTGTTATGACCCATCAGCCGGCTCAGGTACTTTGTTGATGAACGTTGCACACGCTATTGGTGAAAGTCGTTGTTCTATCTTTACTCAGGATGTCTCGAAGAAGTCATCGAACCTTCTACGATTGAACTTAATCTTAAATAACCTTGTGCATTCAATTCCTAATGTGATTGAAGGTGACACTATGCGTCATCCTCACCACAAAGATGGTGCAGCGTTAAAGCAGTTCGATTACATCGTATCAAACCCACCATTTAAGCTTGATTTTAGTGAGATTCATGAAGAGCTAGATGGGAAAGAGCACCAAAAGCGTTTCTTTGCTGGTGTGCCAAAAGTGCCAGCAAAAGCTAAAGATAAAATGGCTATCTATCAGTTGTTCTTACAACACATCATTTATTCATTAAAGTCTAATGGTAAAGCGGCAGTAGTGTTGCCTACAGGCTTCATAACAGCGCAATCAGGTATCGATAAAAAGATCCGCCAGTATTTAGTCGATAACAAAATGCTTGCGGGCGTGGTATCAATGCCATCAAACATCTTTGCTACCACAGGCACCAATGTGTCTATCCTGTTTATTGATAAAAGCAACAATGGCAAGGTTGTGTTGATTGATGCTTCTAACCTTGGCCAAAAGGTTAAAGAAGGCAAAAACCAAAAAACGGTATTGTCACCAGAGGAAGAGCAGCAAATTATCGATGTATTCACTGTCAAAGAAACTGTAGAGGACCTCTCTGTAGCTGTTGACTATGCAGATATTGAAGCTAAGAATTATAGCCTGAGTGCAGGGCAGTATTTTGAGGTTAAAGTTGAATACGTAAACATGACGCAAGAACAATTTTCAGAGAAAATGCGACTTTTTAGCGATAATTTGGATAGCATGTTCAGTCAATCAACCTTTCTACAGGCTGAAATTAAAAAGCAGTTAGCGGGTTTAAAATATGATTAG
- a CDS encoding restriction endonuclease subunit S: MISTINDKLGDLVKAGGGKIHTGPFGSQLHAEDYVKVGVPCIMPANMKDNRVDLSNIAFITEEDANRLSKYIVKEGDIVYSRRGNVTLKALIREKEAGYFCGTGCLLLRPGSKFDSRFLTQYLSTPTLQNWIVKQAVGATMPNLNTGILSSVPFNGPVKEIQEKLANVIYSIEDKIELNNCINSELEAIAKTLYDFWFVQFDFPDTDGRPYKSSGGKMVYNESLDREIPVEWNVNFLSDWIKSDKTGDWGKEAQEGNYTLRVDCIRGADINGVNGSGKVAAPNRFILKKNEHKLLSPFDFVIEISGGSPTQSTGRLSGITKEVLERFEHPVICSNFCKSISLKNISYFYNFTYMWQWIYDHEILFGWEGKTSGIKNLLFDSFVTKYSVAMPPENLAQKFYDFVSPLQSKKQNLLKENSELEALRDWLLPMLMNGQVTVK, encoded by the coding sequence ATGATTAGTACCATTAATGATAAACTTGGGGACTTAGTAAAGGCTGGAGGGGGGAAAATTCATACAGGTCCTTTTGGCAGTCAGCTGCATGCTGAAGACTATGTTAAGGTTGGTGTGCCATGTATTATGCCTGCCAATATGAAAGATAATAGGGTTGACCTTTCAAATATAGCTTTTATCACAGAGGAAGATGCAAATCGCCTCTCGAAGTATATCGTTAAGGAAGGGGACATTGTTTATAGCCGTAGAGGAAATGTAACACTCAAAGCTTTAATTCGAGAGAAAGAAGCTGGTTACTTTTGTGGTACAGGCTGCCTATTACTGCGTCCAGGAAGTAAATTTGATTCTAGGTTTTTAACTCAATATCTGAGCACTCCAACACTTCAGAATTGGATAGTTAAGCAAGCCGTTGGGGCTACAATGCCAAACTTGAATACAGGCATTCTTTCTAGCGTACCGTTTAATGGGCCGGTCAAAGAAATTCAAGAGAAGTTGGCGAACGTTATTTATTCTATTGAAGATAAAATCGAACTAAACAACTGTATCAACAGCGAATTAGAAGCTATTGCGAAAACGCTATATGACTTCTGGTTTGTACAGTTTGACTTTCCTGATACAGACGGAAGGCCTTATAAATCATCTGGTGGGAAGATGGTTTATAATGAATCTCTTGATCGAGAGATTCCTGTTGAATGGAATGTGAACTTTCTATCAGATTGGATCAAATCTGATAAAACAGGCGATTGGGGAAAAGAGGCTCAAGAAGGCAATTACACTTTGCGAGTCGACTGTATTAGAGGTGCGGATATTAATGGGGTCAATGGTTCAGGAAAAGTAGCTGCCCCAAACCGATTTATCCTCAAGAAGAATGAACATAAACTGCTTTCACCTTTTGACTTTGTAATTGAAATTTCTGGCGGTAGTCCGACTCAGTCTACAGGTCGATTATCTGGAATAACGAAAGAAGTACTTGAACGCTTTGAGCATCCTGTCATTTGTTCTAATTTCTGCAAGTCGATCTCGCTGAAAAATATTTCATATTTTTATAATTTTACTTACATGTGGCAGTGGATTTACGATCATGAAATTTTATTTGGCTGGGAAGGTAAAACTAGTGGAATTAAAAATCTATTGTTTGATTCATTTGTGACTAAGTACAGCGTTGCTATGCCACCAGAAAATTTAGCTCAGAAATTTTACGATTTTGTTAGCCCATTACAGAGTAAAAAACAGAACTTACTCAAAGAGAACTCTGAGTTGGAAGCTTTACGAGACTGGCTTCTACCGATGCTAATGAATGGGCAGGTTACGGTAAAATGA
- a CDS encoding DEAD/DEAH box helicase: protein MLRQWQVECSEDALQKFRGNRQHFFCQATPGSGKTVLAATVASRLLNDDMVDLVLCFSPSLTVSEGIKKTFSQTLNCTFNGGLGSIGQSLTYQSIQFLNDEFWETLRNHRVFVVFDEIHHCSGTELENANVWGQQVLTKIQGLATYTLAMSGTPWRSDSLPIVMGEYSDPDGQLLVDFQYTLKQAIDDGVCRAPNIVLVDNEQLSVCSSEKVESFSSILEMLKQTKASYQSVIHNQEAMEYLLGLGCDRLAKIRIDSSNAGGLVVAASVLHAQAIKDILSLKFGQTVSIVTYRHEEPLAEIDRYRQGDSQWIVSVGMISEGTDIPRLQVCCHMSSVKTELYFRQVLGRILRIDSSMARQAWLFTFAEQNLIQFAERIEDDIPESCIYVNMGKPMETELVNRQNNLTAKLSREPLNSIDATVSWESRTGNSNNLYGTLGTFDELRLGAFKRRVISAFTSM from the coding sequence GTGTTGAGGCAGTGGCAGGTTGAATGTTCTGAAGATGCGTTGCAGAAGTTCAGAGGAAACCGGCAACACTTCTTTTGCCAAGCAACGCCTGGTTCTGGAAAAACGGTGCTCGCTGCAACTGTCGCATCAAGATTACTTAATGATGATATGGTCGATCTTGTATTGTGCTTCTCTCCATCTTTAACGGTTTCTGAGGGAATCAAAAAAACCTTTTCTCAGACTCTTAATTGCACTTTTAACGGTGGTCTAGGCTCTATCGGACAGTCGTTAACATATCAATCCATTCAATTTCTTAACGATGAATTTTGGGAGACGTTACGTAATCATCGAGTGTTTGTTGTATTTGATGAGATCCACCATTGTTCTGGGACTGAGCTTGAAAATGCGAACGTCTGGGGGCAGCAAGTGCTCACTAAGATTCAGGGACTAGCGACCTATACTCTTGCTATGTCGGGGACTCCGTGGCGCTCTGACTCTTTACCTATTGTTATGGGTGAATACAGTGACCCAGACGGACAGCTCCTTGTCGACTTCCAGTACACCCTTAAACAGGCTATTGATGATGGTGTCTGTAGAGCACCTAATATTGTATTGGTTGATAATGAGCAATTGTCTGTCTGTAGTAGCGAAAAAGTGGAGTCATTTTCATCGATCTTAGAGATGCTTAAACAGACGAAAGCGTCTTATCAGAGTGTGATACATAACCAAGAAGCGATGGAGTATTTACTCGGTTTAGGATGTGATCGGCTAGCAAAAATACGTATTGACTCTTCCAATGCCGGTGGATTAGTTGTTGCTGCGTCGGTTCTACATGCTCAAGCTATCAAAGATATACTTTCTTTAAAGTTTGGCCAAACCGTTTCAATTGTCACTTATAGGCATGAAGAACCACTCGCAGAAATAGACCGTTATCGACAAGGTGACTCTCAATGGATTGTTAGTGTCGGAATGATAAGTGAGGGGACAGACATACCTAGACTCCAAGTGTGCTGCCATATGAGTTCTGTCAAAACGGAATTATATTTCAGACAAGTACTAGGACGTATTCTTCGTATAGACTCTTCCATGGCTAGGCAAGCATGGCTATTTACGTTTGCGGAACAAAACCTCATTCAGTTTGCAGAGCGAATTGAAGATGATATTCCAGAATCTTGTATCTATGTGAATATGGGAAAACCAATGGAGACAGAGCTAGTTAATCGACAGAATAATTTAACTGCTAAGCTTTCGAGAGAGCCTCTAAATAGTATCGACGCAACAGTATCCTGGGAAAGCCGTACCGGCAATTCAAACAACCTTTACGGGACACTAGGGACGTTTGATGAATTGCGGCTTGGTGCTTTTAAACGGAGAGTGATTTCGGCTTTTACCTCTATGTGA
- a CDS encoding BaiN/RdsA family NAD(P)/FAD-dependent oxidoreductase: MSAIQSDVIVIGAGAAGLMCAASAGQRGRSVLVLDHGKRPGRKILIAGGGRCNFTNYDVTAKNFLSQNPHFVKSALAQYTNWDFISMIYKHGIEFEERDHGQLFCVNDHDSKDIVKMLINECDETGNVKYKYQCEITSIERVADNNFKVETSNGIFNCKSLVVATGGLSMPRLGATPLGWKVAEQFGLGVVSPQAALVPFTLDGREKGLTELTGTALPVRISCNNQEFLEALLFTHRGISGPSVLQISSYWNSGDVVQVDWLPGLNAIELIEKAAENNPAQEVKTTLSKVLPKRLVEYFIELNVFENKPLRQLNKREIENISSALHSWEIKPNGTEGYRTAEATIGGVDTNYLSSKTMGARDIPGLYFIGECVDVTGHLGGFNFQWAWSSGWVAGQNA; the protein is encoded by the coding sequence ATGTCAGCTATTCAGTCAGATGTTATTGTTATTGGAGCTGGCGCCGCCGGTTTAATGTGCGCAGCTAGTGCAGGTCAACGCGGGCGTTCAGTTCTTGTGCTTGATCATGGTAAACGGCCTGGTCGTAAGATTCTTATTGCTGGAGGTGGGCGTTGTAACTTTACCAACTATGATGTCACAGCAAAAAACTTTTTAAGTCAAAACCCCCACTTTGTTAAATCTGCACTGGCTCAATATACCAATTGGGATTTCATTTCGATGATCTACAAGCATGGTATTGAGTTTGAAGAGCGTGATCATGGGCAATTGTTTTGTGTTAATGATCATGACTCGAAAGATATCGTAAAAATGCTAATTAATGAGTGTGATGAAACTGGTAACGTGAAATATAAGTACCAATGTGAAATTACTTCAATTGAACGTGTAGCAGATAACAATTTTAAAGTAGAGACTTCCAATGGAATTTTTAATTGTAAGTCTTTGGTTGTCGCAACGGGTGGACTTTCAATGCCACGTTTAGGTGCAACCCCTTTGGGCTGGAAAGTCGCTGAACAGTTTGGTTTAGGGGTTGTTTCTCCTCAAGCAGCCTTGGTACCGTTCACATTAGATGGTCGAGAAAAAGGGTTAACAGAATTAACTGGAACTGCTCTCCCTGTCCGAATTAGCTGCAACAATCAAGAGTTCCTAGAAGCTCTTTTATTTACTCACCGAGGTATCTCTGGCCCATCAGTATTGCAAATTTCTTCGTATTGGAACTCTGGCGATGTAGTTCAAGTTGATTGGCTACCTGGTCTGAACGCTATTGAACTGATTGAAAAAGCAGCAGAAAACAACCCTGCACAAGAGGTTAAAACAACGCTGTCTAAAGTGTTACCTAAACGCCTTGTCGAGTATTTTATCGAACTTAATGTGTTTGAAAATAAACCACTTCGCCAATTGAATAAACGGGAGATAGAGAATATTAGCTCTGCTCTTCACTCTTGGGAAATTAAACCTAATGGGACTGAAGGGTATAGAACAGCAGAAGCGACCATTGGTGGTGTTGACACCAATTATTTATCGTCTAAAACAATGGGAGCTAGAGATATACCAGGGCTTTACTTTATTGGTGAGTGTGTTGATGTGACAGGTCACCTTGGAGGGTTTAACTTCCAATGGGCTTGGTCGTCTGGTTGGGTCGCAGGCCAAAACGCATAA
- a CDS encoding tyrosine-type recombinase/integrase — protein MKNKSQLYTFISDVEFPSILRFDESSGEVLTNKDISEGIYQFRWPDGTTCFPVEMYLAHLVSEGAVTITREDGGTVGTYASALSHLVRYCYKKNVEFWDLTTIHIDELVSELVAEKKSDGLTRARNNDTIRLIILPKFVAFLKWLQAEHYPTQYIIGVDRPKQRYQVKLKIIQKRGREGRNFGPSEVFPTRLPTSATKPKTAIAASVIKRLWDTLNCERGVMRLNDHLFQLFDKEDQEAHLDYMYHRRRIQLELLEATGLRPIELVRIPYSSNVEHIEEAKLEIPTYKREEARFRIIPLERSVAMRIEIFMSVHREKFIKRLIKYELISSESEVDDFIYLNSETAKSVKQSAAYMDFKRLSLRAGIVTKTCQSMFRHRFVTNMVKLHLVSFMDKSPLKSAHNFNDKDYETILKKVASFTDHKDHKSLNEYIDLAWEELDVFEYAYQMKNLHSRFSAISKLVSDARAQIKGLNYSGADLKPIIENLNAIEEESNLLVDK, from the coding sequence ATGAAAAATAAAAGTCAACTATACACCTTCATTTCTGATGTAGAGTTTCCTTCAATACTTCGTTTTGATGAGAGCTCAGGTGAAGTCTTAACAAATAAAGATATATCTGAGGGGATTTACCAGTTTCGTTGGCCTGATGGAACTACTTGCTTTCCTGTTGAAATGTATCTTGCGCACTTAGTTTCTGAAGGTGCAGTAACAATTACTCGAGAAGATGGGGGGACAGTTGGCACTTATGCCTCTGCACTGTCTCACCTGGTCCGTTATTGTTATAAGAAGAACGTTGAATTTTGGGATCTAACAACAATACACATCGATGAGTTAGTCAGTGAGTTGGTTGCTGAAAAGAAATCGGATGGGTTAACGCGTGCACGTAACAACGACACTATTAGGCTTATAATTCTTCCTAAGTTTGTAGCCTTTCTGAAATGGCTTCAAGCTGAGCATTACCCAACTCAATACATTATCGGTGTTGATAGACCAAAGCAAAGGTATCAAGTTAAGCTCAAAATAATTCAAAAAAGAGGCCGGGAAGGTCGAAATTTTGGACCGTCCGAAGTTTTTCCTACACGTTTACCAACTTCAGCAACGAAGCCAAAAACCGCTATTGCCGCCTCTGTCATAAAGAGGTTATGGGATACATTGAATTGCGAAAGGGGTGTGATGCGGCTAAATGACCATTTATTTCAACTTTTTGACAAGGAAGACCAAGAGGCTCACCTTGATTATATGTACCACAGAAGGCGTATTCAGCTTGAATTGCTTGAAGCTACGGGATTGAGACCAATAGAACTTGTTCGAATTCCCTATAGTTCGAATGTAGAACACATTGAAGAGGCAAAGCTTGAAATTCCTACATACAAACGTGAAGAGGCACGATTTCGTATAATTCCCTTAGAGCGTAGTGTTGCTATGAGGATCGAGATTTTTATGTCAGTGCATAGAGAGAAGTTCATCAAGAGGTTGATAAAGTATGAGCTTATATCTAGTGAGTCTGAGGTGGATGATTTTATATATTTGAATTCAGAGACAGCTAAATCTGTAAAACAGTCCGCAGCTTATATGGATTTTAAGCGATTGAGCTTGAGAGCTGGTATCGTGACTAAAACTTGTCAAAGTATGTTTAGACATCGTTTTGTAACTAACATGGTTAAGCTACATCTTGTTTCTTTCATGGATAAAAGCCCTTTGAAGAGCGCTCATAATTTTAATGATAAAGATTATGAAACCATTCTTAAGAAAGTTGCTAGTTTCACTGATCATAAAGACCATAAAAGCTTGAACGAATATATTGATCTAGCTTGGGAAGAGCTAGATGTCTTTGAGTACGCTTATCAAATGAAGAATTTACACTCACGTTTTAGTGCAATATCGAAACTGGTGAGTGATGCTAGAGCGCAGATAAAGGGGCTAAATTATAGTGGGGCTGATTTAAAACCTATAATAGAAAACTTAAATGCGATTGAAGAAGAGTCGAATCTTCTAGTTGATAAGTGA